From Selenomonas sp. AB3002, one genomic window encodes:
- a CDS encoding 3'-5' exonuclease: MDLSKLNKEQREVAEELEQHVLLLAPAGTGKTDTLSCRVANIIEQSRALPEEILCLTFTNKACREMRERIEEKVGEAGNRVMVRTFHGFCFDLVKTEAKRHADFFADFAIVDEVDCQSILREVSEGHWPLRALQSLVGQLKESRAVFGLAEGAVMPARGEESTAGRRQEYEQVLQRLLKETPEKVKALAIDDRYEFYPQLYAGWQKWGPGLTAAYDERLLDMHGLDFTDLIVNAQRLLMDPEIAGRWARRFAYISIDEVQDTSELEYAVISRIFGMSRLLLCGDYFQTIYEWRGSRPEKVLRSYQRDYHPRRIVLHENYRATQKLLNASFACLQSFFPERVSALYPEGLTAESPEEGEFIELKGAMEFAEEAQWIYYRIQHLPVKNYSRVCILTRSNRYNKDLSSQFRSLGRNLPENERLPFMLIDEMRFFRRQEIKDVLAFLHLAMNRHDAASLIRLLSRFGRGIGPATIKAIGAEEVRRTGLKLTDFLELGARRTGDPFSDLIEAMSQGQVVVFDVESTGVDITRDEIIQIAGIRLAPDGSVAEEFYRNLRPDKGVGQSVRVHGLTDAYLQKHGESPQQVLEEFCHFARGCVLVGHNVTYDLGILGSELARLGMPQLDYPCYYDTLEIFRRFYPNLPNHKLEFLSEHFQTEHASSHDAMDDIRATADILNYALAHDVVPRTEDRRAYFAQWQGIFEEMAELMASFRQQAPLLRPWKLITEVVLRGGVKEYYQRHKEEQRIQNLRELYLQARDLDDVSLCPLDALARFLQYTTLSNTELEALNQRSQIPIITVHQAKGSEFDYVFLAGLQEGTFPGFHAQEKGKLPEEQRLFYVGITRAKKQLFLSWTQRQYGHSRHISPFIHAIPRKYLKNM; this comes from the coding sequence ATGGATTTATCAAAACTAAACAAGGAACAGAGAGAAGTGGCAGAGGAGCTGGAACAGCACGTGCTGCTGCTGGCCCCGGCGGGCACTGGCAAGACGGATACTTTGTCCTGCCGGGTGGCCAATATCATAGAGCAGAGCAGGGCTTTGCCTGAGGAAATCCTATGTCTTACCTTTACCAACAAGGCTTGCAGGGAAATGCGGGAACGCATTGAGGAAAAGGTCGGGGAAGCAGGGAACCGGGTAATGGTGCGTACGTTTCATGGTTTCTGCTTTGACCTCGTCAAGACTGAGGCCAAGCGGCATGCTGATTTCTTTGCAGACTTTGCCATTGTGGATGAGGTGGACTGCCAGAGCATTCTGCGGGAGGTCAGTGAAGGACACTGGCCTTTGCGCGCTTTGCAAAGCCTGGTGGGACAGCTGAAAGAAAGCCGGGCTGTCTTTGGACTGGCGGAAGGTGCAGTCATGCCCGCCCGGGGAGAGGAAAGCACAGCAGGGCGGCGGCAGGAATATGAACAGGTCTTGCAAAGATTGCTGAAGGAAACACCTGAGAAGGTAAAAGCGCTGGCCATAGACGATCGCTATGAATTTTATCCCCAGCTTTACGCAGGCTGGCAGAAATGGGGCCCCGGACTAACAGCCGCCTATGACGAGCGGCTGCTTGATATGCATGGACTGGACTTTACTGACCTTATCGTCAACGCCCAGCGTCTTTTGATGGATCCTGAGATTGCAGGCAGGTGGGCCAGGCGCTTTGCCTATATCAGCATTGACGAGGTGCAGGACACAAGTGAGCTGGAGTATGCTGTCATATCACGCATCTTTGGCATGAGCCGGCTGCTCCTGTGCGGGGATTATTTTCAGACCATTTACGAATGGCGTGGTTCCAGGCCTGAGAAGGTGCTCAGAAGCTATCAGCGGGATTATCACCCCCGGCGCATTGTACTCCATGAGAACTATCGAGCCACCCAAAAGCTTTTGAATGCTTCCTTTGCCTGTCTCCAGTCATTCTTCCCGGAGCGGGTTTCCGCCCTCTATCCCGAAGGTCTGACGGCGGAAAGCCCGGAGGAGGGGGAATTCATCGAACTCAAAGGAGCCATGGAGTTTGCCGAGGAAGCGCAATGGATTTACTACCGCATTCAGCATTTGCCTGTAAAAAATTACTCCAGGGTATGTATTCTTACCCGCAGCAACCGTTATAACAAAGATTTGTCTTCCCAGTTCCGCTCTCTGGGACGCAATCTGCCGGAAAACGAGCGCCTGCCCTTTATGCTCATTGATGAAATGCGCTTTTTCCGCCGTCAGGAGATCAAAGATGTGCTGGCCTTCCTGCATCTGGCGATGAACAGGCATGATGCAGCCAGCCTCATCAGGCTGCTTTCCCGCTTCGGCAGGGGCATAGGTCCCGCCACCATCAAGGCCATTGGGGCTGAGGAGGTACGAAGGACAGGGCTGAAGCTTACTGACTTTTTGGAACTGGGGGCAAGGCGCACTGGAGATCCCTTCAGCGACTTGATAGAAGCCATGTCCCAGGGACAGGTGGTGGTCTTTGATGTGGAGTCCACCGGGGTGGACATCACCCGTGACGAAATCATTCAGATTGCAGGCATCCGCCTTGCTCCGGACGGCAGTGTGGCTGAGGAATTCTATCGGAATTTGCGGCCTGATAAGGGAGTGGGCCAGTCTGTAAGAGTGCATGGCCTTACAGACGCTTATTTGCAGAAACATGGAGAAAGTCCGCAGCAGGTGCTGGAAGAGTTCTGTCATTTTGCCAGAGGATGCGTGCTGGTGGGGCACAATGTCACCTATGACCTGGGAATTTTAGGCAGCGAGCTGGCAAGGCTGGGAATGCCACAGCTTGACTATCCCTGTTATTATGATACGTTGGAGATTTTCAGGCGGTTTTATCCGAACCTGCCAAACCACAAGCTTGAGTTCTTGTCTGAACATTTCCAGACAGAACATGCTTCCTCCCATGATGCTATGGACGACATACGGGCTACGGCAGATATACTGAATTATGCCCTGGCTCATGATGTAGTGCCACGCACTGAGGATAGGCGGGCTTATTTCGCGCAATGGCAGGGCATCTTCGAAGAAATGGCAGAGCTCATGGCGAGTTTCCGTCAGCAGGCACCGCTCCTGCGTCCCTGGAAGCTGATCACGGAGGTGGTCCTGCGCGGCGGCGTAAAAGAATATTACCAGCGCCACAAGGAGGAACAGCGCATCCAGAATCTGCGGGAGCTTTATTTGCAGGCGAGGGACCTTGACGATGTTTCCCTCTGTCCACTGGATGCTCTGGCAAGGTTCCTGCAGTATACAACCCTTTCCAATACGGAGCTGGAGGCGCTTAATCAGCGGTCTCAGATTCCCATCATCACGGTGCATCAGGCCAAAGGCAGCGAGTTTGATTACGTGTTTCTGGCAGGTCTGCAGGAAGGCACCTTCCCGGGATTCCACGCTCAGGAGAAAGGAAAGCTGCCAGAGGAACAAAGGCTTTTCTATGTGGGCATAACCAGGGCCAAAAAGCAGCTTTTCCTCTCCTGGACTCAGCGGCAGTATGGTCACAGCCGCCATATAAGTCCTTTTATCCATGCCATACCCAGAAAATACCTGAAGAATATGTAA
- a CDS encoding RNA degradosome polyphosphate kinase, producing the protein MTKIKDKIDFKNTAYYTNRELSWLDFNDRVLEEARDPENPLLERLNFLGISQSNVDEFFMVRVASLIKLDAVNIDSLDLAGLTPIDQIREINLREHQAVEKRYSTYNRSLVPQLAKENIHLLKMGDLSEHQYEFLRRYYNDELYPVLTPMADDSSRPFPFLQNNSLNIALHLTDEESNASAFATLRVPDLFPRFMRLPDAPNDFVLLEDIIREFFTSLFHGYQVDNASTYRVIRDMDLDVAEQDTSDLLRAVQTQLREREHGSVMRLEVESTMDEELADHLIKTLQVPDSMVYRINGPIDLTFLKKLPGAIEGHEELRYKPFSSFHRLQLQMPKARESAELSVHGNMFDAIRQQDFLLHHPYDSFSSVINFIHQAANDEKVLAIKMTLYRVSASSPIIQYLGKAAQHGKQVTVLVEVKARFDEQNNVRWAKQLEKTGCHVIYGLVGLKTHSKIALVIRRDDDGIRRYLHLGTGNYNDVTAHFYTDIGLLTCDRAMGVDATNIFNMLSGYSRPPYFHKLHISPGGIRTFIYKKIEREMEAARNGRPAIIRMKMNSLSDPDVIARLYEASAAGVTIQLIVRGICCLRTDIPGVSDHIEVHSIVGRFLEHSRIYYFYNEGLEDIYLSSADMMTRNLNRRVELLFPVQQDDLRERLYKIFDDMWADNIKGRVLRDDTFVRQDRRGQQPFNSQAQFIDQAERHSARLRKLEEEARQQPEVFQPLIGHHEE; encoded by the coding sequence ATGACAAAAATCAAGGACAAGATAGATTTCAAGAATACAGCCTACTACACCAATCGGGAGCTCAGCTGGCTGGACTTTAACGACAGGGTGCTGGAAGAAGCCCGCGACCCGGAAAATCCACTGCTGGAACGGCTTAACTTTTTGGGCATCTCCCAAAGCAATGTGGACGAGTTCTTCATGGTGCGGGTTGCCTCCCTCATCAAGCTGGACGCAGTGAACATCGACTCCCTGGATTTGGCTGGTCTCACCCCTATTGACCAAATCCGGGAAATAAACCTCAGAGAGCACCAGGCTGTAGAAAAGCGCTACTCTACCTACAACCGCTCTCTGGTGCCCCAGCTGGCCAAAGAGAATATTCACCTGCTCAAGATGGGTGACTTGTCAGAACATCAGTATGAATTTTTGCGCCGCTACTACAATGACGAACTCTACCCCGTGCTCACCCCCATGGCAGATGACTCCTCACGGCCCTTCCCCTTCCTGCAGAACAATTCCTTGAATATAGCCCTGCATCTGACGGACGAGGAAAGCAATGCTTCGGCCTTTGCCACACTAAGGGTGCCTGACCTCTTTCCACGCTTTATGCGCCTGCCGGATGCCCCCAATGATTTCGTGCTGTTGGAGGATATTATCCGGGAGTTCTTCACCAGTCTTTTCCATGGCTATCAGGTGGACAATGCCAGCACCTACCGGGTTATCCGTGATATGGATCTGGACGTGGCAGAACAGGATACCTCCGACCTCCTGAGGGCGGTGCAGACCCAGCTACGGGAACGTGAGCATGGCTCTGTCATGCGGCTTGAAGTGGAAAGCACCATGGACGAGGAACTGGCTGACCATCTCATCAAGACCTTGCAGGTGCCTGATTCCATGGTCTACCGCATCAATGGCCCCATTGACCTGACTTTTTTGAAGAAGCTGCCCGGAGCCATCGAAGGTCATGAGGAGCTGAGGTACAAACCATTTTCCAGTTTCCACCGCCTGCAGCTGCAGATGCCCAAGGCCAGGGAAAGCGCCGAACTTTCCGTTCATGGCAATATGTTTGACGCCATCCGCCAGCAGGATTTCCTGCTGCATCACCCCTATGACTCCTTTTCATCTGTCATCAACTTCATCCACCAGGCCGCCAACGACGAAAAAGTGCTGGCCATCAAGATGACCCTTTACCGCGTCTCCGCCAGTTCCCCCATTATCCAATACCTGGGCAAGGCGGCCCAGCACGGCAAGCAGGTGACGGTATTGGTGGAAGTCAAGGCCCGCTTTGATGAGCAGAACAACGTGCGCTGGGCCAAGCAGCTGGAGAAAACCGGCTGCCATGTTATCTACGGTCTGGTTGGCCTTAAAACTCATTCCAAGATTGCCCTGGTGATACGCAGGGACGATGATGGCATACGACGTTACCTGCACCTTGGCACCGGCAATTACAATGATGTCACGGCCCATTTCTACACGGATATAGGCTTGCTGACCTGCGACAGGGCCATGGGGGTGGACGCCACCAATATCTTCAACATGCTCTCCGGCTACTCCCGCCCCCCCTACTTCCATAAGCTCCATATCTCCCCCGGAGGCATACGCACCTTTATCTACAAGAAAATAGAAAGGGAGATGGAAGCCGCCAGGAACGGCCGTCCGGCCATAATACGCATGAAAATGAATTCCCTGTCAGATCCGGACGTCATTGCCAGGCTCTACGAGGCTTCGGCAGCAGGCGTGACCATACAGCTCATCGTGCGGGGAATATGCTGCCTGCGCACGGATATCCCGGGAGTCAGCGACCACATTGAGGTGCATTCCATTGTAGGCAGATTCCTGGAACACAGCCGCATCTACTATTTCTACAACGAGGGGCTGGAGGATATTTACCTCTCCTCCGCTGACATGATGACCCGCAATCTGAACCGCCGGGTGGAGCTCTTGTTCCCCGTGCAGCAGGATGATTTGCGTGAGCGGCTCTACAAGATCTTTGACGATATGTGGGCTGACAATATCAAGGGCAGGGTGCTCCGGGATGATACCTTCGTCCGCCAGGACCGCCGGGGCCAGCAGCCCTTCAACTCCCAAGCCCAGTTCATAGACCAGGCAGAACGCCACAGCGCCCGCCTGCGGAAACTTGAAGAAGAAGCCCGGCAGCAGCCGGAGGTTTTTCAGCCGTTGATAGGACACCATGAAGAATAA
- the nikB gene encoding nickel ABC transporter permease, which yields MNYALKRFLQLLPILFGITFLSFLLMYLAGSDAVTEMYTNRGVEVAQEIIDEKKAELGLNLPFLQQYINWLWAMFHGDMGTSYVTGENVLAAFLRKLPATLLLTVLSIGLTVIISLPLGILAAVKHDRIPDLCLRFCSFLGNAMPNFFVAMLLMEFLGIQLGLLPVISSGMDVKSAIMPTLTLSIAMSAKYMRQVRSAVLEELNKDYVLGARARGVSDSIILWKNVIKAAMLTILTLLALSIGSLLGGTAIIESIFMWDGVGKLAVDAINMRDYPIIQAYVMWMAIIYVFVNLVADLLYHHLDPRIRLGVNSK from the coding sequence TTGAATTATGCACTGAAGCGTTTCCTGCAACTGCTCCCCATCCTCTTTGGTATCACCTTCCTGTCCTTCCTGCTCATGTACCTGGCGGGCAGCGATGCGGTGACGGAGATGTATACCAACCGGGGCGTGGAGGTCGCCCAGGAAATCATCGATGAAAAGAAAGCGGAACTAGGGCTGAACCTGCCCTTCCTCCAACAGTATATCAACTGGCTCTGGGCCATGTTCCACGGGGATATGGGCACCAGCTACGTGACGGGAGAAAATGTGCTGGCGGCTTTCCTCAGAAAACTTCCTGCCACACTTCTGCTGACCGTCCTTTCCATCGGGCTGACGGTCATTATTTCCCTGCCCTTGGGCATCTTGGCTGCTGTGAAACATGACCGCATACCTGACCTTTGCCTGCGCTTTTGCTCTTTCCTGGGCAACGCCATGCCCAATTTCTTCGTGGCCATGCTGCTGATGGAATTCCTTGGCATCCAGCTGGGGCTGCTGCCAGTGATTTCCAGCGGCATGGATGTGAAAAGCGCCATCATGCCCACTCTGACTCTCTCCATTGCCATGTCTGCCAAGTACATGCGACAGGTGCGCTCCGCCGTGCTGGAGGAACTGAACAAGGACTATGTGCTGGGAGCCAGGGCCCGGGGAGTGAGCGACAGCATCATCCTCTGGAAGAACGTCATAAAAGCGGCCATGCTCACCATCCTGACCCTGCTGGCCCTGTCCATCGGCAGCCTCCTGGGAGGCACCGCCATTATTGAGAGCATCTTCATGTGGGACGGTGTGGGTAAATTGGCGGTAGATGCCATCAATATGCGTGACTACCCCATCATTCAGGCCTATGTCATGTGGATGGCCATTATATATGTCTTTGTCAATCTGGTGGCAGATCTCCTTTACCACCACCTTGACCCACGCATAAGGCTGGGGGTGAACAGCAAATGA
- a CDS encoding ABC transporter substrate-binding protein, which yields MHNWKKLTALALGVCLSLGVMAGCGSDKAATTGGQKMLTIGDTTFNSSNEEPDVNPHNAYAGWACIRYGVGETLIKYTDNMEIQPWLAVKWENLDELTWKFTLRDNVTFSSGRKLDAAAVKQCFEHLVASNKRAAQDLKIASMEANGMELIIKTTEPKPALLNYLGDPYGCIIDVDAGFENGLVAGTGPYIATDMKTDDHLTLKKNENYWGGTPKLDKITIRTITDGNTLANALQSGEVQAAYGMAYESYPLFRNDKYTISQISTSRCFFGKMNFDPDSVCADPAVRQAISMGIDKENFVNKLLDGNGFPANGVFPAGPAFGGDKVKAEKFDPEGAKKVLENAGWTDTDGDGIREKNGKKLVVKWLTYPSRQELPLLAESAQATLKDIGMEVDINNTADNNQVVKDPKAWDVYAMANVQAPTGDPEYWFTVFATSNATKNQGKYKNEKLDALEAQLSREFDPAKRAQLALEMQQVILDDHAFVFCSFLKMSMISKANVKNYTSHACDYYQVTADLDVE from the coding sequence TTGCACAACTGGAAGAAACTCACAGCCCTGGCTTTGGGCGTCTGCCTGAGCCTGGGAGTCATGGCTGGCTGCGGCAGCGACAAGGCTGCCACTACCGGCGGACAGAAGATGCTCACCATCGGCGACACCACCTTCAACAGCTCCAACGAGGAGCCTGATGTCAATCCCCACAACGCCTATGCCGGCTGGGCCTGCATTCGCTATGGTGTTGGCGAAACGCTTATCAAGTATACGGATAACATGGAAATCCAGCCCTGGCTGGCTGTCAAGTGGGAAAATCTGGATGAGCTCACCTGGAAGTTCACCCTGCGGGATAATGTAACCTTTTCCTCTGGCCGCAAACTTGATGCCGCAGCTGTCAAGCAGTGCTTCGAGCATCTGGTTGCCAGCAACAAGCGGGCAGCACAGGATCTGAAGATTGCCTCCATGGAGGCAAATGGCATGGAACTCATCATCAAGACCACCGAGCCCAAGCCTGCCCTGCTGAATTATCTGGGCGACCCTTACGGCTGCATCATTGATGTGGACGCGGGCTTTGAAAACGGTCTGGTGGCAGGCACCGGCCCCTACATAGCCACGGACATGAAAACCGATGACCACTTGACTCTCAAGAAAAACGAGAACTACTGGGGTGGCACACCAAAACTGGATAAGATCACCATCCGCACCATCACCGATGGCAATACCCTCGCCAATGCACTCCAGTCCGGGGAAGTACAGGCTGCCTACGGCATGGCTTACGAAAGCTATCCCCTGTTCCGCAATGACAAGTACACTATCTCCCAGATTTCCACCTCCCGCTGCTTCTTCGGCAAGATGAACTTCGACCCGGATTCCGTCTGTGCCGACCCGGCAGTGCGCCAGGCCATTTCCATGGGCATCGACAAGGAAAACTTTGTCAATAAGCTTTTGGATGGCAATGGCTTCCCTGCCAACGGTGTCTTCCCTGCTGGGCCTGCCTTTGGTGGCGACAAAGTGAAGGCAGAGAAATTTGACCCGGAGGGAGCCAAAAAGGTACTGGAAAATGCGGGCTGGACAGACACTGATGGAGACGGTATCAGAGAGAAGAACGGCAAGAAACTCGTCGTGAAATGGCTCACCTACCCAAGCCGTCAGGAACTTCCCCTGCTGGCAGAATCTGCCCAGGCCACCCTCAAGGATATCGGCATGGAAGTAGATATCAACAACACCGCTGACAATAACCAGGTAGTAAAGGACCCCAAAGCCTGGGATGTCTACGCCATGGCCAATGTCCAGGCTCCTACGGGTGACCCTGAATATTGGTTCACCGTCTTTGCCACCTCAAATGCTACCAAGAATCAGGGCAAGTACAAAAACGAGAAGCTGGATGCCCTGGAAGCACAGCTTAGCCGCGAGTTCGACCCGGCCAAGCGCGCCCAGCTGGCCCTTGAGATGCAGCAGGTCATCCTGGATGACCACGCCTTTGTCTTCTGCTCCTTCCTGAAGATGAGCATGATTTCCAAGGCCAATGTGAAGAACTACACCTCCCATGCCTGCGATTACTATCAGGTGACTGCTGACCTGGACGTAGAATGA
- a CDS encoding ABC transporter ATP-binding protein: MAEILKAEHLRKVFSSKDREVLAVDDVNFSLKQGEKLAIIGESGSGKTTVARLVTRLTDASNGKIFLEGDDITHARGKRLKEAYKKMQMVFQSPIESFDPRLTLGDGIMESLLNHGLKKAAALEECLKLLSLCGLSKEFANRYPHEVSGGQCQRAAIARALAIEPKLLILDEATSALDVTVQAEILQLLQQLQKEHTMAYLFICHDIALVQDFCDRVIVMHEGRIVEEGTPDDVIRQPHEAYTKKLIESVL, translated from the coding sequence TTGGCAGAGATACTGAAAGCAGAGCACCTGCGCAAGGTCTTTTCCTCCAAGGATAGGGAAGTCCTTGCAGTGGACGATGTGAATTTTTCACTGAAGCAGGGTGAAAAGCTGGCCATTATCGGGGAAAGCGGCAGCGGCAAGACCACCGTGGCCAGACTTGTCACCCGACTGACAGATGCCAGCAACGGAAAGATTTTCCTGGAGGGCGATGATATCACCCACGCTAGGGGAAAGCGGCTCAAAGAGGCCTACAAGAAAATGCAGATGGTCTTCCAGAGCCCCATTGAAAGCTTTGACCCCCGGCTGACCCTGGGGGACGGCATCATGGAAAGCCTGCTCAACCACGGCCTGAAGAAAGCGGCTGCCCTTGAGGAATGCCTGAAACTGCTCTCCCTCTGTGGCCTGTCCAAAGAGTTTGCCAACCGCTATCCCCATGAGGTCAGCGGCGGGCAATGCCAAAGGGCAGCCATTGCCAGGGCTTTGGCCATCGAGCCGAAGCTGCTGATACTGGACGAGGCCACCTCCGCCCTGGATGTGACTGTGCAGGCAGAGATATTGCAGCTGTTGCAGCAGCTGCAGAAAGAGCACACGATGGCCTATCTGTTTATCTGCCATGACATTGCCCTGGTGCAGGACTTCTGCGACAGAGTGATAGTCATGCATGAAGGCAGGATTGTGGAAGAAGGAACGCCTGACGACGTTATAAGGCAACCTCATGAGGCTTATACAAAGAAGCTGATTGAGAGTGTTCTATGA
- a CDS encoding ABC transporter ATP-binding protein — translation MAEIISYEHVDVSYNGQLMVQDISFSLGQGEILGIVGESGSGKSTLLKAALGMLGKDGLVTRGDIYYEGRDLPDLPPEELRAISGSGIGMIFQNAGASFCPIRTVGVQLQEMMEAKGHKDKGQTEKAAMELLEKFGFTEPKRILQSYPFELSGGMQQRVGVAAAMLLKPKLLLADEPTSALDVTVQKQVIEEMLLARQLFGTAIILVTHNMGVVRAMADKMLVMQGGRAMEYGKTAEVMAHPSSPYTRKLLAAMPRLRR, via the coding sequence GTGGCAGAGATTATTAGCTATGAACACGTGGACGTCAGCTACAACGGCCAGCTCATGGTACAGGACATCAGCTTCTCTCTTGGACAGGGAGAGATTCTGGGCATCGTGGGCGAAAGCGGCAGTGGCAAATCCACCCTGCTGAAAGCCGCCCTGGGCATGCTGGGCAAGGACGGTCTGGTAACCAGGGGGGATATTTATTACGAAGGTCGGGATTTGCCCGACCTCCCGCCTGAGGAACTGCGGGCCATCTCCGGCAGCGGCATCGGCATGATCTTCCAAAATGCCGGAGCCAGCTTCTGCCCCATCCGCACCGTGGGTGTGCAGCTGCAGGAAATGATGGAAGCCAAAGGGCATAAGGATAAGGGACAAACTGAAAAAGCTGCTATGGAACTTTTGGAGAAGTTCGGCTTTACGGAACCAAAGCGCATCCTGCAAAGCTATCCCTTTGAGCTCTCCGGAGGCATGCAGCAAAGGGTAGGCGTGGCAGCTGCCATGCTCCTGAAGCCCAAGCTGCTCTTGGCCGACGAACCCACCTCCGCCCTGGACGTGACTGTGCAGAAACAGGTCATAGAAGAAATGCTGCTGGCCCGTCAGCTCTTCGGTACCGCCATTATTTTAGTGACTCACAATATGGGCGTGGTGCGGGCCATGGCAGACAAGATGCTGGTGATGCAGGGAGGCAGGGCCATGGAGTACGGCAAAACTGCCGAGGTCATGGCCCATCCTTCCTCCCCCTATACCAGGAAACTGCTGGCCGCCATGCCCAGGCTGAGGAGGTGA
- a CDS encoding ABC transporter permease, giving the protein MNKGAPTIRVQKVRQNQLQKKLCFFSALALLLIIASFFSEYLCPYDPYLQDLSLAKAPPSSEHLLGADRYGRDMLSRVIAGSKTSILSTLLLVGFITVFGSLIGIICAWAGKKVDTVLMRLSDMFLAFPGLVFALAVAAVLGGGVHNAIFALAAISWPKYARLSRSQTLAQQSAAYMQAAKMAGSSTLKLICKHVLPNISGPILVTAMLDIGTMMMELAGLSFLGLGAKPPIPEWGSMMSDTRNLLPTQPWVTLAPGFAIFISVIIFNLLGDTLRDYLDPKNRR; this is encoded by the coding sequence ATGAACAAAGGAGCCCCCACCATACGCGTACAGAAAGTACGGCAGAACCAATTGCAAAAGAAGCTCTGCTTTTTCTCTGCCCTGGCCCTGCTGCTGATCATCGCCTCTTTTTTCAGCGAATATCTCTGCCCCTACGATCCTTATTTGCAGGATCTCTCCCTGGCCAAGGCACCTCCCTCCTCTGAGCATCTGCTGGGAGCTGACCGCTATGGACGTGATATGCTCTCCCGGGTCATCGCAGGCAGCAAGACCAGCATCTTATCCACCCTGCTGCTGGTTGGCTTCATCACCGTCTTCGGCAGCCTCATTGGCATTATCTGTGCCTGGGCAGGGAAAAAGGTTGATACCGTCCTCATGCGTCTGTCAGATATGTTCCTAGCTTTCCCGGGGCTGGTATTCGCCCTGGCTGTGGCAGCGGTGCTGGGGGGCGGCGTACACAATGCCATCTTTGCCCTGGCGGCCATCAGCTGGCCCAAATACGCGCGCCTCTCACGCAGCCAGACCCTGGCCCAGCAGTCAGCCGCCTATATGCAGGCAGCCAAAATGGCTGGCAGCAGCACCCTGAAGCTTATCTGCAAGCACGTTCTGCCCAATATCTCCGGCCCCATCCTAGTTACTGCCATGCTGGATATCGGCACCATGATGATGGAACTGGCGGGACTCTCCTTCCTGGGACTTGGAGCCAAGCCTCCTATCCCTGAATGGGGCAGCATGATGAGCGATACCCGCAATCTCTTGCCTACCCAGCCATGGGTGACTTTGGCACCTGGCTTTGCCATCTTCATTTCCGTGATAATCTTCAACCTGCTTGGTGATACCCTGCGGGATTATCTGGATCCGAAAAACAGGAGGTAA